One genomic region from Melioribacteraceae bacterium encodes:
- a CDS encoding nitrate reductase has product MSLNRREFLRRSALAAAAAAIGVDGIFGKTIGAAANSDELAALQAQGGITWHKSVCRLCGVGCGVMLGVKDGKPYGIKGDKDNTINSGLLCVKGFYLHKMITAKNRLLYPMVRKNGKLERASWDEALNLVASKFKEIKEKHGPDALAFYGSGQAETEETYVANKLFKGHIGTNNVDGNPRLCMASAVGGYTTTFGADEPIGTYDDIDHCELFLLIGSNTAEAHPVLYDRLVNRKKKNPNTKILIIDPRKTPTNKIADLHLQVFPGYDLAIMNAIANIIIKEGMTDEKFISESVSFSDGTKAITFEEYKNFLEKFTPEYAAKQCGVKADDIVKVARIFGQSPTAMTMWTMGVNQRVAGVFLNNLIHNIHLLTGKLGKPGCDSFSLTGQPNACGGVREGGGLSHLLPGHRVIANEQHRKEIAAIWNVAPDAIKPEPGKHTIAMFEAAAKGDVKGLYVMCTNPAQSLPNLNKYLKGMDDVFMVVAESFHPTETSKRADVVLPASFWGEKEGVYGCTERRSQHMAQALRPSGEARWDAFILVELAKRMGYSQNFEHFKSAEDIWNEYLKTTKGKDMDLTGATYARLKKLRGLRWPVPNENHPGTWHRFTEGDPMLPKDKAAGKRMYFYTKPDGKATVFARPDKGPEEPISADYPYALTTGRILEHWHTMTMTGQVPELFRAAPKPYAEINPEDAKNLGLNNRDKVKVTTRRGSLIVEARVIDRPRKGTIFMPFHWPESLTNILVIDAVDAASKEPEYKVGAAKLEKA; this is encoded by the coding sequence TAAAGACGGTAAGCCTTATGGTATTAAGGGCGATAAAGATAATACAATTAACAGCGGGCTTCTTTGCGTTAAAGGTTTTTATCTGCATAAAATGATTACCGCGAAGAATAGATTACTCTATCCTATGGTTCGTAAGAACGGAAAACTTGAAAGAGCAAGCTGGGACGAAGCCCTTAATCTTGTCGCTTCAAAATTTAAAGAGATAAAAGAAAAACATGGACCGGATGCCCTTGCGTTCTATGGATCCGGCCAGGCCGAAACAGAGGAAACATATGTAGCTAACAAATTATTCAAAGGACATATCGGAACAAATAATGTTGACGGTAATCCTCGCTTGTGTATGGCAAGTGCTGTAGGTGGCTATACAACTACATTCGGAGCGGATGAACCGATAGGGACTTACGACGACATTGATCACTGTGAATTGTTTCTCCTTATCGGATCAAACACAGCTGAAGCTCATCCTGTTCTTTACGATAGATTGGTTAATCGTAAAAAGAAAAATCCGAATACAAAAATACTTATTATCGATCCGCGTAAAACTCCCACAAATAAAATTGCAGATCTTCATCTTCAGGTATTTCCGGGTTACGATCTGGCAATTATGAATGCTATTGCTAACATCATCATTAAAGAAGGAATGACCGACGAGAAATTTATTTCCGAATCTGTAAGTTTTAGCGATGGAACAAAGGCAATCACATTCGAAGAGTATAAAAATTTCCTTGAGAAGTTTACTCCCGAATACGCCGCAAAACAATGCGGTGTAAAAGCTGATGATATTGTGAAGGTAGCCAGAATATTCGGCCAATCGCCAACAGCAATGACGATGTGGACTATGGGTGTTAATCAGAGAGTTGCGGGTGTATTCCTGAATAACCTTATTCATAATATTCATTTGTTGACAGGTAAATTAGGTAAACCGGGCTGCGATTCATTTTCATTAACCGGTCAACCGAATGCCTGCGGCGGAGTACGCGAAGGCGGAGGATTAAGCCACTTGTTACCCGGCCACCGTGTAATTGCTAATGAACAACACCGAAAAGAAATTGCTGCAATATGGAATGTAGCCCCGGACGCTATTAAACCAGAACCCGGCAAGCATACCATTGCAATGTTCGAAGCGGCTGCAAAAGGCGATGTAAAAGGTCTTTATGTTATGTGTACTAATCCGGCACAGTCTCTTCCAAACCTTAATAAGTATTTGAAAGGAATGGACGACGTATTCATGGTAGTTGCCGAATCATTCCACCCAACCGAAACTTCAAAAAGAGCTGATGTTGTATTGCCCGCATCATTCTGGGGCGAGAAAGAAGGAGTATACGGCTGTACGGAAAGAAGATCTCAGCATATGGCTCAGGCTCTTAGACCATCGGGTGAAGCCAGATGGGATGCTTTCATTTTAGTGGAATTAGCAAAGAGAATGGGTTATTCACAGAACTTCGAACACTTCAAATCCGCCGAGGATATCTGGAACGAGTACCTTAAAACAACCAAGGGAAAGGATATGGATTTGACCGGTGCAACCTACGCGAGGTTGAAAAAATTACGCGGATTAAGATGGCCGGTACCTAACGAAAACCATCCGGGTACATGGCATCGGTTTACAGAAGGAGATCCGATGCTGCCGAAAGATAAAGCTGCCGGAAAAAGAATGTACTTCTATACCAAACCTGACGGAAAAGCAACGGTTTTCGCAAGACCAGATAAAGGTCCCGAAGAACCAATCTCGGCCGATTATCCATATGCATTAACAACGGGTAGAATTCTTGAACACTGGCACACAATGACAATGACAGGCCAGGTACCTGAGCTTTTTAGAGCTGCACCGAAACCGTACGCTGAAATAAATCCCGAAGACGCTAAAAATCTCGGTTTGAATAATAGAGATAAAGTTAAGGTTACTACAAGACGAGGTTCCTTGATTGTTGAAGCTCGCGTTATTGATCGTCCGAGAAAAGGTACTATCTTTATGCCATTCCACTGGCCCGAAAGCTTAACAAATATTCTTGTTATTGATGCAGTAGATGCTGCTTCAAAAGAACCTGAATATAAGGTGGGCGCAGCCAAATTGGAAAAAGCATAA
- a CDS encoding chaperone NapD has translation MIIASMIVKTTTDKAEDVALKLNKLPNVTTHGIYKEDNIIVVVEAENEEELESFAKYISSEIIDVLGVYPTFVSAEE, from the coding sequence ATGATTATTGCAAGTATGATAGTGAAAACCACTACAGATAAAGCCGAAGATGTGGCGCTTAAATTGAATAAATTACCTAATGTAACAACACACGGTATCTACAAGGAAGATAATATAATCGTTGTTGTTGAAGCTGAAAATGAAGAAGAGCTTGAAAGTTTTGCCAAATATATCTCCTCTGAAATAATTGATGTTCTGGGCGTTTATCCCACTTTCGTTTCGGCAGAAGAGTAA